The following are encoded in a window of Esox lucius isolate fEsoLuc1 chromosome 14, fEsoLuc1.pri, whole genome shotgun sequence genomic DNA:
- the dclre1c gene encoding protein artemis encodes MSSFAGRMKEYPNISLDRFDRENLHARAYFLSHCHKDHMKGLKGPLLKRKLKFSLTVKLYCSFVTKELLLSNPKYGFWEDHIVALELESPTQISLIDEASGEKEEVVVSLLPAGHCPGSVMFLVEGAQGTVLYTGDFRLAEGDASRIDLLHSGSRVKDIRSVYLDSTFYDPRYYQIPSREACLSGIRGLVQDWLSKSAYHVVWLNCKAAYGYEYLFTNLGEEFHTQIHVNSLDMFKKMPEILSHVTTERATQIHACRHPKDEEFMRGTRLPCGMWASDGTPLKIISIKPSTIWFGERTQKTNVIVRTGASSYRACFSFHSSYSEIRDFLSYLQPINIYPSVIPIGRTHADVTELLKPMCRRISSAVIYRPLGTLKRISQDQPPQDMDSSDGLFEQADLAPVRKRLMIQEIPLTNLPHPPVDLVHLPLTPISTADYLDCTESNDEEDEEDEEDSDLGKEEEEGERVEKKREGMEGSDSVSSPCWEEFFTTEILTDSQNSQEQRCSLTDSQNSQEQRCSLTDSQNSQEQRCSLTDSQNSQPPTCSHTSPSHIALTGSQTPELFAHEDENEKESTQFPVPSIPISAGLGLNQADTMLIQSEDICQGDATIETGWKESASHTPQTEPVNLSESQMSSDFEVPSTPDSHPPGPDDLLVLYRSLAAGEQVLVRNNPIGSIIKD; translated from the exons ATGAGTTCGTTCGCAGGTCGTATGAAGGAGTATCCCAACATATCGTTGGACCGTTTTGACAGAGAGAATCTGCATGCAAGGGCAtattttttatctcactgccataAAG ATCACATGAAGGGACTGAAGGGGCCTCtgttgaaaagaaaattgaAATTTAG TTTGACAGTCAAACTTTACTGTTCATTTGTAACAAAGGAACTGTTGCTGAGCAATCCGAAATATGGCTTCTGGGAAGATCATATA GTTGCTTTGGAACTGGAGAGTCCCACTCAAATCTCATTAATTGATGAGGCTTCTGGAGAG AAGGAAGAGGTTGTGGTGAGTCTACTTCCTGCAGGTCACTGTCCAGGCTCGGTCAT GTTCTTGGTAGAGGGAGCCCAGGGGACAGTGTTGTACACAGGAGACTtcagactggcagagggagaCGCCTCTCGCATAGACCTCCTCCACTCTGGGAGCAG AGTAAAAGACATACGGAGTGTTTATCTGGACTCCACCTTCTACGACCCTCGCTACTACCAGATACCCAGCAGA gaggCGTGTTTGTCTGGTATCAGGGGTCTGGTCCAGGACTGGCTCAGTAAAAGTGCCTATCATGTTGTTTGGCTCAACTGTAAAGCAGCTTATGGCTATGAATACCTCTTCACTAACCTTGGGGAGGAGTTTCACACGCAG atACATGTCAATAGTCTAGACATGTTCAAGAAGATGCCAGAGATTCTTAGTCATGTAACTACAGAGCGAGCCACTCAGATCCACGCCTGCCGTCACCCAAAG GATGAGGAGTTCATGCGTGGCACCCGTTTGCCCTGTGGTATGTGGGCGTCAGATGGAACCCCTCTGAAGATCATCAGCATCAAGCCCTCCACCATCTGGTTTGGGGAGAGGACACAGAAGACTAATGTCATTGTCAG GACAGGTGCCAGTTCCTACAGAGCCTGCTTTTCCTTCCACTCTTCCTACTCAGAG ATCAGAGACTTCTTATCGTATCTGCAGCCAATCAACATCTACCCTAGTGTCATCCCTATTGGTCGAACCCATGCTGATGTCACAGAGCT gttgAAGCCCATGTGTAGAAGGATTTCTTCGGCTGTGATCTATAGACCTCTGGGAACTCTGAAACGCATCAGTCAGGACCAACCCCCCCAAG ATATGGACAGTTCAGATGGTCTGTTTGAGCAGGCAGACCTGGCTCCTGTCAGGAAGAGGCTGATGATACAAGAGATCCCCCTCACAAATCTCCCTCACCCCCCTGTGGATTTGGTACATCTACCCCTCACACCGATCAGCACGGCAGACTATTTAGACTGTACAGAGTCTAAtgatgaggaagatgaagaagatGAGGAGGACAGTGACTTgggaaaggaagaggaggaaggggaaagagtggaaaagaagagagaaggaaTGGAGGGGTCAGATTCAGTCTCCTCCCCTTGTTGGGAGGAGTTTTTCACTACAGAAATTCTGACAGACAGCCAGAATAGCCAAGAACAGCGCTGTTCTCTGACAGACAGCCAGAATAGCCAAGAACAGCGCTGTTCTCTGACAGACAGCCAGAATAGCCAAGAACAGCGCTGTTCTCTGACAGACAGCCAGAATAGCCAACCACCCACCTGCTCTCACACAAGCCCCTCCCACATTGCACTCACTGGCTCTCAGACCCCTGAACTATTTGCTCATgaggatgaaaatgaaaaagaatcCACTCAGTTTCCAGTTCCCTCCATTCCCATCTCAGCTGGACTGGGCCTGAACCAAGCTGACACCATGCTAATCCAATCAGAAGACATCTGTCAGGGAGATGCAACTATAGAGACCGGATGGAAGGAGAGTGCTAGTCACACTCCTCAAACAGAACCAGTTAATCTGTCTGAGTCACAAATGTCTTCAGATTTTGAGGTTCCGTCTACACCAGACTCACACCCACCCGGACCAGACGACCTGTTGGTTCTGTACAGGAGTCTGGCGGCTGGAGAGCAAGTGCTAGTCAGGAATAACCCTATAGGATCAATCATAAAGGACTAA
- the meig1 gene encoding meiosis expressed gene 1 protein homolog: protein MSCAAYLDGNARPKSISRAKQWTDEVENLYRFQQAGYRDELEYKQVKQVDLIDRWPETGFVKKLQRRDNTFYYYNRKRECEDKELHKVKVYVY from the exons ATGTCTTGTGCAGCATACTTAGATGGAAATGCAAGACCAAAGTCCATTAGCAGAGCCAAACAATGGACTGACGAGGTGGAGAACTTGTACAGATTCCAACAGGCTGGCTACAGAGATGAACTGGAATACAAACAAGTAAAGCAAGTTGACTTG ATTGACAGGTGGCCTGAAACTGGGTTTGTGAAGAAGCTTCAGCGTCGAGACAACACATTCTATTATTACAATAGAAAAAGAGAATGTGAAGACAAAGAACTACATAAAGTGAAGGTCTATGTATACTAA
- the tmem243b gene encoding transmembrane protein 243b — translation MDDFTANDFTTRTYGTSGLDNRPLFGETSARDRAINLLVGGLTSLLVVVTVISSFLFPSLPPWPLNIFFAFCILMTCGSVMVLIAWYRQGDLDPKFRKLIYYMLASIILLCLCANLYFHRVDSGT, via the exons ATGGATGACTTCACTGCTAATGACTTCACCACCAGAACATATGGCACCAGTGGCCTTGACAACAGACCTCTCTTTGGAGAAACCTCTGCACGG GACAGAGCCATTAACCTTCTGGTTGGAGGACTGACATCCCTGCTAGTTGTG GTAACAGTGATCAGTTCATTCCTGTTTCCATCGTTGCCTCCCTGGCCACTGAACATATTCTTTGCTTTCTGTATCCTGATGACTTGCGGTTCAGTCATGGTGCTG ATCGCCTGGTACCGGCAGGGGGACTTGGACCCAAAGTTCAGGAAGTTGATCTACTACATGCTGGCTTCCATCATACTGCTGTGTCTATGTGCCAACCTTTACTTCCACCGTGTGGACAGTGGGACGTGA
- the hspa14 gene encoding heat shock 70 kDa protein 14, translating to MAAIGVHFGYTCACVAIFKDGRAEVVANDAGDRVTPAVVAYRDTEQIVGIAAKHGRVRNAANTVVKVKQVLGRSFKDPEVQKHKAESKCPLINKGEQPFYEMTGETSRHVAPQDIARLILHKMKETAQSALGAVVTEAVITVPFEFAHAQKVALREAAEAAGFRVLRLIHEPAAALLAYGIGQDCPSGKSHVLVYKLGGTSLSVTVLQVNGGMFRVLNTHTDHSIGGESFTAALAQHLAAEFKRSFKQDVSGNARAMLKLMNGADMAKHSLSTLGSANCFVDSLHDGMDFDCNVSRARFELLCSSLFNKSVQPIKILLEMTGLTTSDINQVVLCGGSARIPRLQQMIKDLFADVELLSSAPPDEVIAVGAAMEAGLLVGREINPSPESVTVEACASDILLREVDESGAVVFSVLLPSGTPLPARRHHILSGPGHLPSLCLELYHKSTQQPERLAKIVLKDLETKEDGNHDIDAVVTMKRDGSLHINCVEQSSGRNEAVSIPAAS from the exons ATGGCTGCGATTGGTGTGCATTTCGGATACACATGTGCTTGTGTCGCTATTTTCAAG GATGGCCGAGCGGAGGTGGTCGCCAATGACGCCGGAGACCGAGTGACTCCTGCCGTGGTGGCGTATAGGGATACTGAGCAG ATTGTGGGCATTGCAGCCAAGCATGGGCGTGTTCGTAATGCTGCCAACACTGTGGTTAAAGTGAAACAGGTACTGGGGAGGAG CTTCAAGGATCCTGAGGTGCAGAAACATAAAGCTGAGAGTAAATGTCCT CTAATAAACAAAGGGGAGCAGCCTTTCTACGAGATGACTGGAGAGACCAGCAGACATGTGGCTCCTCAGGACATTGCCAGACTCATTTTACACAAGATGAAAG AGACTGCTCAGTCAGCCCTAGGTGCTGTTGTCACCGAGGCCGTCATCACGGTCCCCTTTGAGTTTGCACATGCTCAAAAGGTGGCTCTTCGAGAGGCTGCAGAGGCGGCCGGTTTCCGGGTTTTGAGGTTGATCCACGAGCCGGCTGCTGCTCTTCTGGCGTATGGCATTGGACAGGACTGTCCCTCTGGAAAGAG CCATGTTCTGGTTTACAAGCTAGGTGGTACATCCCTGAGTGTGACGGTGCTCCAGGTGAATGGTGGAATGTTCCGGGttctaaatacacacacagaccacagcaTCGGAGGAGAGAGCTTCACAGCCGCTCTGGCTCAACACCTGGCGGCAGAGTTTAAACG GTCGTTTAAGCAGGATGTGAGTGGTAATGCGAGGGCGATGCTGAAGCTGATGAACGGTGCAGATATGGCCAAACATTCTCTCTCCACGCTCGGCTCAGCTAACTGCTTTGTTGACTCGCTACATGACGGCATGGACTTTGACTGCAATGTCTCCAG GGCTCGTTTTGAACTGCTTTGCTCTTCTTTATTCAACAAGAGCGTTCAACCAATCAAAATCCTGCTGGAGATGACTGGCCTCACTACCAGTGACATCAACCAG gtTGTTCTATGTGGGGGTTCTGCAAGGATTCCTCGATTACAGCAGATGATCAAAGATCTGTTTGCTGATGTAGAGCTGCTCAGCTCTGCTCCTCCAGATGAGGTCATTGCTGTTGGCGCAGCAATGGAGGCGGGGCTTCTAGTCGGCCGTGAGATTAACCCCTCCCCTGAGTCTGTTACTGTGGAAGCTTGTGCTTCGGACATTTTACTCAGG GAGGTGGATGAATCCGGGGCTGTGGTGTTCTCTGTGCTCCTCCCCTCGGGTACACCCCTTCCTGCTCGGCGACATCACATCCTGTCTGGTCCTGGTCACCTGCCCTCACTCTGTTTGGAGCTTTACCACAAGTCCACCCAACAGCCGGAGAGACTGGCTAAG ATTGTTCTGAAAGACTTGGAGACTAAAGAGGATGGCAACCATGACATTGACGCCGTGGTAACGATGAAAAG ggatGGGTCTCTGCACATTAACTGTGTGGAACAGAGCAGTGGGAGGAATGAAGCTGTCAGCATTCCAGCAGCCTCCTGA